GGTGGAAGAGGAGTTgatgtttggattttgtatgcagtgcgattaCCGACCAACTATTCACCACATGGTCATTCTGTTGGAGCAGCTGACTCACACTATGAAGAAGAACGTTTTGAGTCCCTTAAAGAACTTGAGGCCCATGCTATTGGAAATCTTCTCCCTGATGATGATGACTTGCTTGCTGGGGTAACTGATGGGCTAGACTATGTTGGCCAACCCTATGCTGGTGATGAAACTGAAGATCTTGATCTTTTCAGTAGTGTTGGAGGTATGGAGCTAGGAGAAGATGGTTCCTCTACAGGACAACAAAATTCTGAATATGCTGGGAATTATACTCTGTTGTTGGGCAACTCTAATGCTGCAATTGGTGGCCAGAAACCTTTCGAGGAAAATCCATCTAGAACACTCTTTGTAAGAAATATAAATAGCAGTGTTGAAGATTCTGAACTACAAACTCTTTTTGAGGTGAGAGCGGTCAATCAGTGGGTCTACATTTTCCAGAAACTTCTCTCTACACTCTTCATAGAGAATTAAAATGTAAACAGAAATTGTATGTTTTGATTGGTGATAATTGTTGTGTTTGATTCTTATGAACAGCAATATGGAGATATTCGCATGCTATATACAGCATGCAAGCATCGCGGTTTTGTTATGATATCTTATTATGATATTCGAGCATCACAGAATGCCATGAAAGCTCTTCAGAACAAACCACTGAGACGCAGGAAGCTAGACATACATTTCTCAATTCCCAAGGTATGTATGCTTCATCTTTCTTGGTCTTTCCTAGTGCCGGCAAAATGAGCCCATATTTTGGTAACCCGCCCATATTTTAATGGGTCGGGTTAGTGTCTTTTtacatgggtaaaatatgggttgatgcccatattcaacccataaaaatatgggtaaaatatggattaGCCAAATGGGTTAAGCTTCTAACTTTTATTCGctcaaaattcatgatatcactaaaaatacggtaacttctcttcctttttatgttcttctatagaactaattattttctctataattgaaaaggtgaagtctttggccctccaaaaatatatattttaaatgtacatttcttttgttaattataattatatttttttatttgtttaattttatattggataataaataatagtgtaaaataagcaaatcatgtattagtattgacattgcttaaagtgcattaagcatgttttagtcctaaaatgcaaatattcatttactttgaaattaaaaatattttccccttgtaattacataaatttattttatattgaaaagttataGGATTTCATTTTGACTTTTCtgatacaataaaactaaatgaagtattttcaacatttttcatttaaaaaagactaaaatattttctccatgttgaattcttaagtagagtactatttactcatgaaaatatgggtaaactagtattttacccagtccatttttacccatatcaaatatgggcgggttgaattattacccattttatgTTGATCCATTTTCAATCCGCCCAAATTTGacccaacccgcccatttgcCACCACTAGTCTTTCCCATGCCTGTTTTTGGCATTACTGGCCCTACAATTGTTTTTGACATTTCTATATATCTCCCATATGCAAGCAGTATACCAAAAATATCATCCATTGGCGGTATTTTCTGAGCTAGAGTTGTTTTTGCATCGCATGTTTCTCAGTCAACAATTCTCAGCCCTACTTTTCTGATCATGTTTGATAGGACAATCCATCAGAAAAAGATGCCAACCAAGGGACTCTCCTGGTTTTCAACCTTGATTCCTCTGTTTCAAATGATGAACTTCGTCAAATATTTGGTGTATATGGCGAGATTAAGGAGGTCAGCTAGTCTACTAGCTTTTTGCATGCAGTTGTTTTGTAAGGGATAttactgattttttttcttcatttttgccCCTTTCTTTTAAAAGATCCGCGAGACTCAGCATAGAAGCCATCACAAATTTATAGAGTTTTATGATATTAGAGCTGCAGAAGCTGCTCTTCGTGCTTTAAACAGGAGTGACGTTGCAGGGAAGCAGATAATGATTGAAGCAAGCCATCCTGGTGGTACTAGACGGTGCGAATTTTTAACATTTTGCTTTCCTTAGCTCTTCTTGGAGATACCCCTCCTTCCCACTTCTCAGAAAAAggagagagagagggagagaaagagagagagacaTCAGGACAGTGCTGTTGTAGAAAGCTGTTAGCTATATTATGTTTTATAGCTGAGTATGCCAATTATTCATGTTCTATAGGCTTCACAAATTTGAACTCATTTTTAATCTGGgaaattgttattttcttttaactgATTCACTCTGTATTTGAGCCTATGTTTGAATATAGCAGGCTGTCGCAGCAATTTCCTTCTGAGCTGGAGCAAGATGAACCTGGTCTTTATTTGCAGCAGAATAGTCCTAGCAGTTTAGCCACTGGATTTTCTGGTACTAGTACTCTTCATTCTTTGCATTATAATTCTTGCAGAAAAAGTATTCTCATTCACTTTACTTAAATCGTAAGTTCCAGGAGCACTTCCACATGGAGGACATGGTTCGAGTATGGAAAATGGTTCTTTTCTGGGCAGACAATCAGCCAGTGGTTCTGCCATTAATTCCTATTTGGATAATGCATTTGACTGTGGATTATCATTCAGTGTTCCTAACAGCTTATTGAGGTTGGAATCTAAGGGGAGTAACCAAGCCAATGTTGGTGAAACTGGCCACCTGCAGAGCCAAATCAATTTTGACTTTCGGGGCACATCAGGTCTCCATCCTCATTCTCTGCCAGAGTACCATGATGGTTTATCTAATGGAACTTCCTCCATTTCTCCGGGCGGCATTTCTGCAACTATGAATATCAGGCCACTAGAAGCAATAGAAAACCGAAAGTTCTCCAGAGTTGGCCCTAATGGGCAACCGGTGGAACTAAATGAAGGTAAGAAGTTCCATATCACCGGTCTTTGTTCTGTGCAAGGATAAATGTTATACTGACTGGAATAGTGGTTATAATCCTGAAAGAGAGGGAAGCGAGAAGAAGAATGAGACTGTTGAAATTTGCTTGTATCCTAGCCAATTCTCTGAtatgtttctttttcattttaatgaGGGTCAGCAGTTTCTAACGGAGGTGAGAGTGCAATTGTACCTGTAAGGGTACAGGTACAGGGGccatataaataaaaacaagtGTGCCAAATTTGCTTATTTACTGATCTTCTATGTTTGCTATTTCTGTTCATTTCAGTTTTTACTCCAAATGGAAATGTGAATTGTCCTTCTCCTGGGCACCAGTACATGTGGAGTAATTCACATCAATCGCAGCCTCAAGGCATGATGTGGCCAAACTCACCAACATATGTAGGTGGGGTCTGTGCTTCTCGTCCTCAACAACTGCATTCAGTTCCAAGGGCTCCGTCTCACATGCTCAATGCACTTGTACCAATAAACAACCATCATGTGGGTTCAGCACCTTCTGTTAATCCATCCCTCTCTCTCTGGGATAGAAGACATGCCTATGCAGGAGAATCTCCAGATGCATCTGGTTTTCACCCAGGTTCTCTGGGCAGTATGAGGATGTCTGGAAATTCACCACATACTTTGGAGTTCATTCCTCATAACGTTTTCTCGCGCACTGGTGGCACTTGTATAGACTTGCCAATGTCTTCCAGTAATGTCGGATTGCATTCCCATCAGCAGAGAAGTTTAATGTTTCCTGGTAGAGGTCAAATAATTCCTATGATCAGTTCATTTGATTCTCCAAATGAAAGGATGCGGATCCGTAGAAATGAAGGCAATTCGAGTCAGACTGACAACAAGAAGCAGTTTGAACTGGATATTGAACGGATTGCACGAGGGGACGATAAAAGGACAACCCTAATGATAAAGAATATTCCTAACAAGTACGTCACtgttttattattaattgataTGTTATTT
The DNA window shown above is from Solanum stenotomum isolate F172 chromosome 6, ASM1918654v1, whole genome shotgun sequence and carries:
- the LOC125867099 gene encoding protein MEI2-like 4 isoform X1 → MRELQGLSPSSYFSEELCFRDERQVGFWKANSLQNYHGLKSDDALQRAAVRSSPFENHISLGSPTAKHFEHHDSHLKQDKKVNSIIERRAVGIERASHSLPRALDYNVGVRSIVSTDLASYPAEDDKISILGGQYENGLFSSSLSELFSRKLRLPTNYSPHGHSVGAADSHYEEERFESLKELEAHAIGNLLPDDDDLLAGVTDGLDYVGQPYAGDETEDLDLFSSVGGMELGEDGSSTGQQNSEYAGNYTLLLGNSNAAIGGQKPFEENPSRTLFVRNINSSVEDSELQTLFEQYGDIRMLYTACKHRGFVMISYYDIRASQNAMKALQNKPLRRRKLDIHFSIPKDNPSEKDANQGTLLVFNLDSSVSNDELRQIFGVYGEIKEIRETQHRSHHKFIEFYDIRAAEAALRALNRSDVAGKQIMIEASHPGGTRRLSQQFPSELEQDEPGLYLQQNSPSSLATGFSVPGALPHGGHGSSMENGSFLGRQSASGSAINSYLDNAFDCGLSFSVPNSLLRLESKGSNQANVGETGHLQSQINFDFRGTSGLHPHSLPEYHDGLSNGTSSISPGGISATMNIRPLEAIENRKFSRVGPNGQPVELNEVFTPNGNVNCPSPGHQYMWSNSHQSQPQGMMWPNSPTYVGGVCASRPQQLHSVPRAPSHMLNALVPINNHHVGSAPSVNPSLSLWDRRHAYAGESPDASGFHPGSLGSMRMSGNSPHTLEFIPHNVFSRTGGTCIDLPMSSSNVGLHSHQQRSLMFPGRGQIIPMISSFDSPNERMRIRRNEGNSSQTDNKKQFELDIERIARGDDKRTTLMIKNIPNKYTSKMLLAAIDERHRGTYDFIYLPIDFKNKCNVGYAFINMTEPSLIVPFYNAFNGKKWEKFNSEKVASLAYARIQGKSALIAHFQNSSLMNEDKRCRPILFHTDGPNAGDQVPFPMGVNMRPRSSKNRAGTSEESYQESKDFIIEESVNESN
- the LOC125867099 gene encoding protein MEI2-like 4 isoform X2; amino-acid sequence: MRELQGLSPSSYFSEELCFRDERQVGFWKANSLQNYHGLKSDDALQRAAVRSSPFENHISLGSPTAKHFEHHDSHLKQDKKVNSIIERRAVGIERASHSLPRALDYNVGVRSIVSTDLASYPAEDDKISILGGQYENGLFSSSLSELFSRKLRLPTNYSPHGHSVGAADSHYEEERFESLKELEAHAIGNLLPDDDDLLAGVTDGLDYVGQPYAGDETEDLDLFSSVGGMELGEDGSSTGQQNSEYAGNYTLLLGNSNAAIGGQKPFEENPSRTLFVRNINSSVEDSELQTLFEQYGDIRMLYTACKHRGFVMISYYDIRASQNAMKALQNKPLRRRKLDIHFSIPKDNPSEKDANQGTLLVFNLDSSVSNDELRQIFGVYGEIKEIRETQHRSHHKFIEFYDIRAAEAALRALNRSDVAGKQIMIEASHPGGTRRLSQQFPSELEQDEPGLYLQQNSPSSLATGFSGALPHGGHGSSMENGSFLGRQSASGSAINSYLDNAFDCGLSFSVPNSLLRLESKGSNQANVGETGHLQSQINFDFRGTSGLHPHSLPEYHDGLSNGTSSISPGGISATMNIRPLEAIENRKFSRVGPNGQPVELNEVFTPNGNVNCPSPGHQYMWSNSHQSQPQGMMWPNSPTYVGGVCASRPQQLHSVPRAPSHMLNALVPINNHHVGSAPSVNPSLSLWDRRHAYAGESPDASGFHPGSLGSMRMSGNSPHTLEFIPHNVFSRTGGTCIDLPMSSSNVGLHSHQQRSLMFPGRGQIIPMISSFDSPNERMRIRRNEGNSSQTDNKKQFELDIERIARGDDKRTTLMIKNIPNKYTSKMLLAAIDERHRGTYDFIYLPIDFKNKCNVGYAFINMTEPSLIVPFYNAFNGKKWEKFNSEKVASLAYARIQGKSALIAHFQNSSLMNEDKRCRPILFHTDGPNAGDQVPFPMGVNMRPRSSKNRAGTSEESYQESKDFIIEESVNESN